A single genomic interval of Lepidochelys kempii isolate rLepKem1 chromosome 13, rLepKem1.hap2, whole genome shotgun sequence harbors:
- the EFCAB8 gene encoding EF-hand calcium-binding domain-containing protein 8: MSTSEKLSSFLVGSETHRISIHPSVAWAGNDSEDEGSLKQHQMGQKLTGLLRKSVSSCSSPKQIRRFPESTDTSRAQQVEDQINYEHLQKLEQSFREADLDKGGGLDIKEFRKAMKKIMENITEEDIDIIFMKIDTDCDGSVGWEEYLNYILREYRGKDDMLKSQSPLHFQTPMKIIPVIQGQEIIKVQFFLNQGQAMDRNEKAKKSSVWNLSGRFLTVSRDGILLYWSDTFKLLRTVQLDQSGRRPSQQMWVTDMVCLSNINLLAIASTDQIIEFFDISGNKCDRLFSLIELDSCVTALDYWTDGHKGVFCIGDVKGNILIFSSLDVLANGIFNVRHYITTPGVLARIPVHLLLKGKASLYRNFRVPGLHGDWCHQIRFIPQLNLVASCSAADKRAMVLTSLPLHIMGKPQSSTIALKKGILCFDYSPEMNVLVTGGLDPLVRIWNPFVTNSPITLMKGHVTAVTHIIVNGKRNTILSISKDKNIRVWDLLDHFCLQSIPGRTISLGNCPIVDAYYSELNNMLICTTFKIGIFYGDLEFMETINSEVTSHDQPLCTALYNRNFKQVVSGCHRGMVRVWDIMTGQKMMQFMTSEGKHTEITAMAFDGPERRLITALKDGTIKFWNFNNGACLLEMPYLDKTEISGILYINLKIYVTGWSKRVTWYLDVKENEVIEYKHWKSYHSEDILSIAKYNSQLLATASCDGDVVIWSTDSGQAVCRFNASQSPLTLKPNRVFTESKEDPSRGNIPKKPSVSIKLSGYAESGKKSWAGSRTNASTRLSATGKPSVSFFGQGRNLAPAPSVIRQSREKQRDQAKAQQAKPPGGENTDRDSDSPKDQDTAETSNQKQNYPNWQEELKGLPAAVEKILFLETREQSPDTAILLTSSAGGYIYAWSVSSEGGMLGKFQAVHGDDVNAVVGTMSTDPEDFILLTGDSLGYIKIWDIENYCKSKEVKKVSRAGKTETSHRNENVFRDLIPKYCRVPAGKNPSVETNEVLDGWSTTLIPPDLLNSWRGHLKNVSHIVYVEKLRLIVTSSYDCNVKLWMLSGRHIGTFGQSLWNVGLQYLRPAKVPSEIRRVGSTQTLKVLNEGKFPHWEDTRSIMHVLSQERRQHSMLTNLLRGKSDLILDFNLNFKKMIQKEKRLTRYMDEQIEAEWHQWEKKGKLKSEILGSSYKQKMRRHLSEFLPDVKACVTNKEQARVYHCIQYADLQNVTPPPVPEMLVEMQQFQANFRRKSRSGKRLSAVISHKLNLKTHQQSKLSSRTKD, from the exons CTCACTGGACTTCTGAGGAAATCTGTCTCGAGCTGCTCATCTCCCAAACAAATACGGAGGTTCCCAGAATCCACCGATACCTCCCGTGCCCAGCAAGTTGAGGACCAGATCAATTATGAGCATTTGCAAAAATTGGAGCAATCATTCCGGGAAGCGGATTTAGACAAGGGTGGAG GGCTGGATATTAAGGAGTTCCGCAAGGCAATGAAGAAGATAATGGAGAATATTACTGAAGAAGATATTGATATCATATTTATGAAAATTGACACTGATTGTGATGGCTCCGTGGGCTGG GAAGAATATCTGAACTATATATTACGAGAGTACAGAGGAAAGGATGACATGCTGAAAAGCCAATCTCCTCTGCATTTTCAGACCCCCATGAAAATCATTCCAGT GATCCAAGGCCAGGAAATCATCAAGGTGCAGTTTTTCCTAAACCAGGGCCAGGCAATGGACAGGAATGAAAAGGCCAAGAAAAGTAGTGTTTGGAATCTCTCAGGGCGATTCCTGACGGTCAGCCGGGATGGAATCCTACTCTACTGGAGTGACACGTTCAAACTACTCCGCACTGTCCAG CTTGACCAGTCTGGACGACGGCCCAGTCAGCAGATGTGGGTCACTGACATGGTGTGTCTGTCTAATATCAACCTGTTGGCGATAGCGTCTACTGATCAGATTATTG AATTCTTTGATATCAGTGGCAACAAATGTGACAGGCTCTTTTCCCTCATTGAGCTTGACAGCTGTGTTACGGCCTTGGATTACTG GACAGATGGGCACAAAGGAGTGTTTTGTATTGGCGATGTGAAAGGAAACATTCTGATCTTCTCCTCGCTGGACGTTCTGGCAAATGGGATCTTCAATGTCCGTCACTATATAACTACACCAG GCGTCTTAGCCAGAATTCCAGTGCATCTTCTCCTGAAAGGAAAGGCCAGCCTGTACAGAAATTTCCGAGTGCCA ggTCTCCATGGGGACTGGTGCCACCAGATAAGATTCATTCCTCAGCTCAATCTTGTTGCCTCCTGCTCAGCAGCTGATAAGAGAGCAATGGTGCTTACTTCACTTCCACTACATATCATGGGTAAACCCCA ATCATCAACGATTGCTTTAAAGAAAGGCATTCTCTGCTTCGATTATTCACCTGAGATGAACGTGCTTG TGACCGGGGGATTGGATCCACTGGTTAGAATATGGAATCCATTTGTTACCAACAGCCCCATAACGCTGATGAAAGGCCACGTTACTGCTGTGACTCACATCATAGTCAATGGAAAGAGAAACACCATCCTCAGCATCTCCAAAGACAAA AATATCCGTGTTTGGGATTTGCTTGATCACTTTTGTCTCCAGTCCATTCCTGGCAGGACTATCTCGTTAGGAAATTGCCCGATTGTTGATGCCTATTACAGCGAGTTAAACAATATGCTTATCTGCACCACCTTCAAG ATTGGAATTTTCTATGGAGATTTAGAATTCATGGAAACCATTAACTCAGAAGTCACGTCCCATGACCAGCCGCTATGTACAGCCCTGTATAACAGGAACTTCAAACAG GTGGTGAGTGGTTGCCATCGTGGGATGGTCAGAGTCTGGGATATCATGACTGGGCAAAAGATGATGCAGTTTATGACCTCGGAGGGCAAGCACACTGAAATAACAGCAATGGCTTTTGATGGGCCGGAGAGACGCCTCATCACTGCTTTGAAAGATGGGACAATCAAATTCTGGAACTTCAACAATGGGGCCTGTCTGCTTGAGATGCCTTACTTGGATAAAACGGAG ATCAGTGGAATTCTGTATATCAATCTGAAGATATATGTGACTGGGTGGAGTAAAAGAGTTACATGGTACCT AGATGTGAAAGAAAATGAGGTAATTGAATACAAACACTGGAAATCCTACCACTCAGAGGACATCTTATCTATAGCCAAATACAACAGTCAACTCTTGGCTACTGCCTCCTGCGATGGAGATGTAGTGATCTGGAGTACAGACTCGGGACAGGCAGTCTGCAGGTTTAACGCATCCCAGAGTCCTTTGACCCTTAAGCCAAACAGG GTGTTTACTGAGAGTAAGGAAGATCCCAGCAGAGGAAACATCCCAAAGAAACCATCAGTATCCATAAAGCTGAGCGGTTATGCTGAATCTGGGAAAAAGAGTTGGGCAGGCTCGAGGACTAACGCCTCAACTAGGCTTTCAGCGACTGGGAAGCCTTCGGTTTCCTTTTTTGGCCAAGGCAGAAATTTGGCTCCTGCTCCATCTGTTATAAGacagtccagagaaaagcaacggGATCAAGCTAAAGCACAGCAG GCAAAGCCTCCAGGAGGGGAAAATACTGACAGAGACAGTGATTCTCCCAAAGACCAAGATACTGCTGAAACCAGCAACCAAAAGCAAAACTATCCAAATTGGCAGGAAGAGTTGAAgggcctcccagctgctgtggaaaAG ATACTTTTCCTGGAGACACGTGAGCAGTCCCCTGACACAGCCATTCTGCTAACCAGCTCTGCAGGTGGCTACATCTATGCCTGGTCAGTCAGTAGTGAAGGGGGGATGTTGGGCAAATTTCAGGCAGTACATGGTGATGATGTAAATGCAGTAGTCGGTACCATGTCCACGGATCCAGAGGACTTCATCTTGTTGACTGGAGATTCCCTAGGCTATATTAAG ATCTGGGATATCGAGAATTATTGCAAATCAAAAGAGGTAAAGAAAGTTTCCAGGGCAGGAAAGACAGAAACATCTCATAGAAATGAGAACGTGTTTCGTGACCTAATCCCAAAATATTGCAGAGTTCCTGCCGGAAAAAATCCATCTGTGGAAACTAATGAG GTCCTGGATGGCTGGAGTACCACCCTTATCCCCCCAGATCTTCTAAACTCTTGGAGGGGTCATCTGAAGAACGTCTCCCACATTGTGTATGTGGAAAAGCTCAGACTAATTGTCACGTCTAGCTATGACTGCAACGTCAAACTCTGGATGCTCTCAGGCAGGCACATAG GGACCTTTGGGCAGTCATTGTGGAACGTTGGGCTGCAGTATCTGAGGCCAGCCAAGGTGCCATCGGAAATCCGAAGGGTTGGTTCCACTCAAACCCTGAAAGTGCTCAATGAGGGCAAGTTCCCGCACTGGGA AGATACTCGAAGCATTATGCATGTGCTTAGCCAGGAGAGGAGGCAGCATTCCATGCTGACGAATTTATTGCGAGGAAAATCAGACCTAATCTTAGATTTTaatctgaactttaaaaaaatgatccAGAAAGAGAAGCGACTGACCCGTTATATGGATGAACAAATTGAGGCCGAGTGGCACCAGTGGGAAAAGAAGGGGAAGCTG AAGAGTGAGATCCTGGGCTCCTCCTACAAGCAAAAAATGAGGCGTCATTTATCTGAATTCCTCCCAGATGTAAAAGCCTGTGTTACCAACAAAGAGCAG GCCAGGGTCTATCACTGTATCCAGTATGCTGACCTGCAGAATGTCACTCCTCCTCCAGTTCCTGAGATGTTGGTAGAGATGCAACAATTTCAAGCAAACTTTAGGAGAAAATCAAGGTCAGGGAAAAGGTTATCAGCTGTCATTTCTCACAAGCTAAATCTGAAAACCCATCAACAAAGTAAACTGTCTTCACGCACAAAAGACTGA